One genomic window of Roseateles sp. DAIF2 includes the following:
- a CDS encoding DUF3108 domain-containing protein, whose protein sequence is MSLRPTRRLLFALALAAALHAGLWVWLRPEAPRQQPASPPRAMDLGAAAPAVAAAPPLPAATQTPVPPRRTPVQKPPAISTAAPAPAATPVFKPPPTLHWLYRLRQGDEDGAARLQWQRNPDQYQARLERELPGRALPAWSSRGGFDAAGLAPERFAEQRGERERQAINFRREQGLISFSASRAQLALPPGAQDRLSWMLQLAALLEADAALRQPGARLSLPVAGQRGELNEWQFEVLEREDLTLPVGPISAALRLRREALGPYDARIEVWLDPARHYLPVRLRHSLGETQRWELELQQELWSNEP, encoded by the coding sequence ATGAGTCTTCGCCCGACCCGCCGTCTGCTGTTCGCCCTGGCCCTGGCCGCGGCCCTGCATGCGGGTCTGTGGGTCTGGCTGCGTCCGGAGGCCCCGCGACAGCAGCCGGCATCACCACCGCGGGCGATGGACCTGGGCGCGGCCGCGCCCGCGGTCGCCGCCGCACCGCCCCTGCCGGCGGCGACTCAAACACCGGTACCACCTCGGCGAACTCCGGTGCAGAAACCTCCGGCCATCAGCACCGCCGCGCCCGCGCCGGCCGCCACACCCGTCTTCAAGCCCCCTCCCACCCTGCATTGGCTGTACCGCCTGCGCCAGGGCGACGAGGATGGCGCCGCGCGCCTGCAGTGGCAGCGCAACCCGGACCAGTACCAGGCGCGGCTGGAGCGCGAGCTGCCCGGCCGCGCCCTGCCGGCCTGGAGCAGCCGCGGCGGCTTCGATGCCGCGGGGCTCGCGCCCGAGCGCTTCGCCGAGCAGCGCGGCGAGCGCGAGCGCCAGGCCATCAACTTCCGGCGCGAGCAGGGCCTGATCAGCTTCTCCGCCAGCCGCGCCCAGCTCGCGCTGCCGCCCGGCGCGCAGGACCGGCTCAGCTGGATGCTGCAGCTGGCCGCGCTACTGGAGGCCGACGCCGCGCTGCGCCAACCCGGCGCGCGCCTGAGCCTGCCGGTGGCGGGCCAGCGCGGCGAGCTCAACGAATGGCAGTTCGAGGTGCTGGAACGCGAAGACTTGACCCTGCCGGTCGGCCCCATCAGCGCCGCGCTGCGCCTGCGGCGCGAGGCTTTGGGACCCTATGACGCGCGCATCGAGGTCTGGCTCGATCCCGCCCGCCACTACCTGCCGGTGCGGCTGCGCCACAGCCTGGGCGAGACGCAGCGCTGGGAGCTGGAACTGCAGCAGGAACTGTGGTCGAACGAACCGTGA
- a CDS encoding fumarylacetoacetate hydrolase family protein produces MKLATYKDGSRDGQLVVVSRDLSQAHYANGIATRLQQVLDDWNFLSPQLEELSTTLNHGKARHAFAFDPKLCMAPLPRAYQWADGSAYLNHVELVRRARGAEVPESFYLDPLMYQGGSDDFLGAMEPARFVSEAMGIDFEAELAVITGDVAMGAGPEQALEGVRLLALVNDWSLRNLIPAELAKGFGFFQSKPATAFGPVAVTPDELGEAWKGGRVHLSLQSQWNGRKVGQCEAGPEMTFHFGQLIAHIAKTRNLRAGSIVGSGTVSNKDWSRGYSCIAEKRAIETIETGEPKTEFMKFGDTIRIEMKGLDGQSLFGAIDQDVVSLHEPLEVEASPAEAA; encoded by the coding sequence ATGAAGCTCGCCACCTACAAGGACGGTTCGCGCGACGGCCAGCTGGTCGTGGTCTCGCGCGACCTCAGCCAGGCTCATTACGCCAACGGCATCGCGACCCGGCTGCAGCAGGTGCTGGACGACTGGAACTTCCTGTCGCCGCAGCTGGAGGAGCTGTCCACGACCCTGAACCATGGCAAGGCGCGCCATGCCTTCGCCTTCGATCCCAAGCTGTGCATGGCACCGCTGCCGCGCGCCTACCAATGGGCCGACGGCTCGGCCTACCTCAATCATGTGGAGCTGGTGCGCCGCGCACGGGGCGCCGAGGTGCCGGAGAGCTTCTACCTGGACCCGCTGATGTACCAGGGCGGCAGCGACGATTTTCTCGGTGCGATGGAGCCGGCACGCTTCGTCTCCGAGGCGATGGGCATCGACTTCGAGGCCGAGCTCGCGGTGATCACCGGCGATGTGGCGATGGGCGCCGGCCCCGAGCAGGCGCTGGAGGGCGTGCGCCTCCTGGCGCTGGTGAACGACTGGAGCCTGCGCAACCTGATCCCGGCCGAGCTGGCCAAGGGCTTCGGCTTCTTCCAGAGCAAGCCGGCCACCGCCTTCGGCCCGGTGGCGGTGACGCCCGACGAGCTGGGCGAGGCCTGGAAGGGCGGCCGCGTGCACCTGAGCCTGCAATCGCAATGGAACGGCCGCAAGGTCGGCCAATGCGAGGCCGGCCCCGAGATGACCTTCCACTTCGGCCAGCTGATCGCGCATATCGCGAAGACGCGCAATCTGCGCGCCGGCTCCATCGTCGGCTCCGGCACGGTCAGCAACAAGGACTGGAGCCGTGGCTACAGCTGCATCGCCGAGAAGCGCGCGATCGAGACGATCGAGACGGGCGAGCCCAAGACCGAGTTCATGAAGTTCGGCGACACGATCCGCATCGAGATGAAGGGCCTGGACGGGCAGAGCCTGTTCGGCGCGATCGACCAGGACGTGGTGTCGCTGCATGAGCCGCTGGAGGTCGAGGCAAGCCCGGCGGAGGCGGCGTGA
- a CDS encoding nucleoside hydrolase gives MNRQSIIIDTDPGQDDAVAILLALASPELELLGITTVAGNVPLALTSRNARIVCELAGRREVPVYAGADRPLLKPLVTAEHVHGRSGLDGPVLPEPTMPLAAGHAVDFIIDTLMRREAGTVTLCPLGPLTNIAQALIREPRIAPRIRRIVLMGGGGFEGGNITPAAEFNIYVDPQAADLVFRSGVPITMAPLDVTHQAQTLPHRVAAIRALGTPLAETVAQWLEFAERFDVQKYGQQGGPLHDPCVIAWLLQPELFSGRDCHVAIETASPLTQGMTVIDWWGVTGQPANAQVLGGLDAEGFYALITERLARLRPA, from the coding sequence GTGAATCGCCAATCGATCATCATCGACACCGATCCCGGCCAGGACGACGCGGTCGCGATCCTGCTGGCGCTGGCCAGCCCGGAGCTGGAGCTGCTGGGCATCACGACGGTGGCCGGCAATGTGCCGCTGGCGCTGACCAGCCGAAATGCGCGCATCGTCTGCGAGCTGGCCGGGCGGCGCGAAGTGCCGGTCTACGCCGGTGCCGACCGGCCGCTCCTGAAGCCGCTGGTGACGGCCGAGCATGTGCATGGCCGCAGCGGGCTGGACGGCCCCGTGCTGCCGGAGCCCACGATGCCGCTGGCCGCGGGCCATGCGGTGGACTTCATCATCGACACGCTGATGCGTCGCGAGGCCGGCACGGTCACGCTCTGCCCGCTGGGCCCGCTGACCAATATCGCCCAGGCCCTGATCCGCGAGCCGCGCATCGCGCCGCGCATCCGGCGCATCGTGCTGATGGGCGGCGGCGGCTTCGAGGGCGGCAACATCACGCCGGCGGCCGAGTTCAACATCTATGTGGACCCGCAGGCCGCGGACCTGGTGTTCCGTAGCGGCGTGCCGATCACGATGGCGCCGCTGGACGTCACCCATCAAGCCCAGACCCTGCCGCACCGCGTCGCCGCGATCCGCGCGCTCGGCACGCCGCTGGCCGAGACGGTGGCGCAATGGCTGGAGTTCGCCGAGCGCTTCGACGTGCAGAAATACGGCCAGCAGGGCGGCCCGCTGCACGACCCCTGCGTGATCGCCTGGCTGCTGCAACCCGAGCTGTTCAGCGGGCGTGACTGCCATGTCGCGATCGAGACCGCCAGCCCGCTGACCCAGGGCATGACGGTGATCGACTGGTGGGGCGTGACAGGCCAGCCGGCCAATGCCCAGGTACTGGGCGGCCTCGATGCCGAGGGCTTCTACGCGCTGATCACCGAGCGCCTGGCCCGGTTGCGCCCAGCCTGA
- a CDS encoding DUF1045 domain-containing protein, giving the protein MLPAARYALYFAPPSGHALARAGAAWLGRDAADPADHRPAPPERGEPWRYGFHATLKPPMRLRHADDQAGLFDAIAALATATPAFAMPALEVAMLSGFLALRPREPLAREHALWRLADACVQELDDWRAPPDAAETARRQALSLDAEQQALLARWGYPHLLQRWRFHLTLSNRAPSAALVQAAREHFAAALAEPLRCEDLCLFVEPTPGAPLQLARRFRLGATGPGAR; this is encoded by the coding sequence ATGTTGCCCGCCGCTCGATACGCCCTGTACTTCGCCCCGCCATCCGGCCATGCGCTGGCGCGCGCCGGCGCCGCCTGGCTGGGCCGCGACGCCGCCGATCCGGCGGACCACCGCCCCGCGCCGCCCGAACGCGGCGAGCCCTGGCGCTACGGCTTCCATGCGACCCTGAAGCCGCCGATGCGCCTGCGGCATGCCGACGATCAAGCCGGGCTGTTCGACGCGATCGCGGCGCTGGCCACCGCGACCCCGGCCTTCGCGATGCCGGCGCTGGAAGTGGCGATGCTGTCCGGCTTCCTGGCGCTGCGCCCGCGCGAGCCGCTGGCGCGCGAGCATGCCTTGTGGCGCCTGGCCGATGCCTGCGTGCAGGAACTGGACGATTGGCGCGCCCCGCCCGATGCGGCCGAGACCGCGCGCCGCCAGGCGCTGAGCCTGGATGCCGAGCAGCAGGCCCTGCTGGCGCGCTGGGGCTATCCGCATCTGCTGCAGCGCTGGCGCTTTCATCTGACGCTCAGCAACCGCGCGCCCTCGGCCGCGCTGGTGCAGGCGGCGCGGGAGCACTTCGCCGCCGCACTGGCCGAGCCGCTGCGCTGCGAGGACCTGTGCCTGTTCGTCGAGCCCACGCCCGGCGCGCCGCTGCAGCTGGCGCGGCGCTTCAGGCTGGGCGCAACCGGGCCAGGCGCTCGGTGA
- a CDS encoding alpha-D-ribose 1-methylphosphonate 5-triphosphate diphosphatase translates to MTERLIDNARLVLAGESFLGHLLLRDGRIAALGRGPAGARGAEDWGGDWLLPGLIEIHTDNLERHVMPRPKVVFPMLGAVQAHDAEIAAAGITTVFDAIGVGDPYDQGFRARSQAGALQALDRLQAVGALRADHWLHLRCELPAPNARELFEPFAASPRLRLLSLMDHTPGQRQWADLAHARVYYTGKKGWSDGRFDTEVALAPERQAAHARPNRAWFAEIARRQGLTLATHDDTTEAHVDEARALGATISEFPTTLAAARQARRCGLATVAGAPNVLRGGSHSGNVAALELAREGLLDMLSSDYVPTSLLQAAWRLRREAGFTPSEALALVSLNPARACGFAADRGQIAVGLRADLLRVVELEEGLPLVRETLVAGRRVC, encoded by the coding sequence ATGACGGAGCGATTGATCGACAACGCCCGGCTGGTGCTGGCCGGCGAGAGTTTCCTGGGTCATTTGCTGCTGCGCGACGGACGCATCGCGGCGTTGGGGCGCGGGCCGGCGGGCGCGCGCGGCGCCGAGGACTGGGGCGGCGACTGGCTGCTGCCGGGCCTGATCGAGATCCACACCGACAACCTGGAGCGCCATGTGATGCCCCGGCCCAAGGTGGTGTTCCCGATGCTCGGCGCGGTGCAGGCGCATGACGCCGAGATCGCCGCGGCCGGCATCACGACGGTGTTCGACGCGATCGGCGTCGGCGACCCCTATGACCAGGGCTTTCGCGCGCGCAGCCAGGCCGGCGCGCTGCAGGCGCTGGACCGGCTGCAGGCGGTGGGCGCGCTGCGCGCCGACCATTGGCTGCATCTGCGCTGCGAGCTGCCGGCGCCGAACGCGCGCGAGCTGTTCGAGCCCTTCGCCGCCAGCCCGCGGCTGCGCCTGCTCTCGCTGATGGACCACACACCGGGCCAGCGCCAATGGGCCGACCTGGCCCATGCGCGGGTCTACTACACCGGCAAGAAGGGCTGGAGCGACGGCCGCTTCGATACCGAGGTGGCGCTGGCGCCCGAGCGCCAGGCCGCGCATGCGCGGCCGAACCGGGCCTGGTTCGCTGAAATAGCGCGCCGGCAAGGCCTGACCCTCGCGACGCATGACGACACCACCGAGGCTCATGTGGACGAGGCGCGGGCGCTGGGCGCGACGATCAGCGAGTTCCCGACCACGCTGGCCGCGGCGCGGCAGGCGCGCCGCTGCGGCCTGGCGACGGTGGCCGGCGCGCCCAATGTGCTGCGCGGCGGCTCGCATTCCGGCAATGTCGCGGCGCTGGAACTGGCGCGCGAGGGCCTGCTGGACATGCTGTCCTCCGACTATGTGCCGACCAGCCTGCTGCAGGCGGCCTGGCGGCTGCGGCGCGAGGCCGGCTTCACGCCCAGCGAGGCGCTGGCCCTGGTCAGCCTGAACCCGGCGCGCGCCTGCGGCTTCGCCGCCGACCGCGGCCAGATCGCCGTCGGGCTGCGCGCGGACCTGCTGCGCGTGGTCGAGCTCGAGGAGGGCCTGCCGCTGGTGCGCGAGACCCTGGTGGCGGGCCGGCGCGTCTGCTGA
- a CDS encoding DUF4197 domain-containing protein has product MQTQQQQRRQLTLLLGLAVLPLMSQRAFALSEGDAASGIRTALERGAVAAVGLLGKPDGFLGNPLVRIELPGYLKDGAKLLKATGQGKRVDELLTAMNRAAEAAVPEAKSLLVAAVKNMSVEDGVQILRGGDDAATRFFETKTRTPLSAKFLPIVTRATERVALADKYNAVAGKAAGLGLVRGEDANIQQYVTGKALDGLFLMIGEEEKKIRKDPVGTGSSILKKVFGGL; this is encoded by the coding sequence ATGCAAACACAGCAACAACAGCGTCGCCAACTCACCCTCCTGCTGGGCCTGGCGGTGCTGCCGCTGATGAGCCAGCGCGCGTTCGCGCTCAGCGAGGGCGATGCGGCCTCCGGCATCCGCACCGCGCTGGAGCGTGGCGCGGTGGCGGCCGTGGGCCTGCTGGGCAAGCCCGACGGCTTCCTCGGCAATCCGCTGGTGCGCATCGAGCTGCCTGGCTACCTGAAGGACGGCGCCAAGCTGCTGAAGGCCACCGGCCAGGGCAAGCGCGTCGACGAGTTGCTGACCGCGATGAACCGCGCCGCCGAGGCTGCGGTACCGGAGGCCAAGAGCCTGCTGGTCGCGGCGGTGAAGAACATGAGCGTCGAGGACGGCGTGCAGATCCTGCGCGGCGGCGACGATGCGGCCACCCGCTTCTTCGAGACCAAGACCCGCACGCCGCTGTCGGCCAAGTTCCTGCCCATCGTCACCCGCGCCACCGAGCGCGTGGCGCTGGCCGACAAGTACAACGCGGTGGCCGGCAAGGCCGCGGGCCTGGGCCTGGTGCGCGGCGAGGACGCCAACATCCAGCAGTACGTGACCGGCAAGGCGCTGGACGGCCTGTTCCTGATGATCGGCGAGGAGGAGAAGAAGATCCGCAAGGATCCGGTCGGCACCGGCAGCTCGATTCTCAAGAAGGTCTTCGGGGGGCTCTGA
- a CDS encoding pyridoxamine 5'-phosphate oxidase family protein, whose product MMSSDGAPWLDRGHDLDSLDKLRGVYPAPDAPATLEKECDHVHPLYRPFIEAAPFCVLATRGPRGLDTSPRGDPAGRLVEVADANTLLLPDRRGNNRIDSLRNVLHDPAVALLFLIPGIGEALRVNGLARIGAAPALLQRFEFEGKLPRSVLVIEVKLVFFQCARAIKRSGLWDPAARIERSALPSTGSILQALSPRVDGPAYDAALEERQRQTMY is encoded by the coding sequence ATGATGAGCAGCGACGGCGCACCCTGGCTGGACCGCGGCCATGATCTCGACAGCCTGGACAAGCTGCGCGGCGTCTATCCAGCGCCCGACGCGCCGGCGACCCTGGAAAAGGAATGCGACCATGTCCACCCGCTGTACCGGCCCTTCATCGAGGCCGCGCCCTTCTGCGTGCTGGCCACGCGCGGCCCGCGCGGGCTGGATACCTCGCCGCGCGGCGATCCGGCCGGGCGCCTGGTCGAGGTGGCCGACGCGAACACCCTGCTGCTGCCGGACCGGCGCGGCAACAACCGCATCGACAGCCTTCGCAATGTGCTGCACGACCCGGCGGTGGCGCTGCTGTTCCTGATCCCCGGCATCGGCGAGGCGCTGCGCGTCAACGGCCTGGCGCGCATCGGCGCGGCGCCGGCGCTGCTGCAGCGCTTCGAGTTCGAGGGCAAGCTGCCGCGCTCGGTGCTGGTGATCGAGGTGAAACTGGTGTTCTTCCAATGCGCCCGCGCGATCAAGCGCTCCGGCCTGTGGGATCCGGCCGCGCGCATCGAGCGCAGCGCGCTGCCCTCGACCGGCAGCATCCTGCAGGCCCTGAGCCCGCGGGTCGACGGCCCGGCCTACGACGCGGCGCTGGAGGAGCGGCAGCGGCAGACCATGTATTGA
- a CDS encoding oxidoreductase-like domain-containing protein: MSSAPLSPSLSSLLAAPITDRAGAIRLRRELQALAAQRGIALSEPPDEPDNCCDSGCEAACVWETFYAEMGYWRDEGVLRLED; the protein is encoded by the coding sequence ATGTCGTCCGCGCCCCTGTCCCCATCGCTGTCCTCCCTGCTTGCCGCCCCGATCACCGATCGCGCCGGCGCGATCCGGCTGCGCCGTGAGCTGCAGGCCCTGGCCGCGCAGCGCGGCATCGCCCTGAGCGAGCCGCCCGACGAGCCCGACAACTGCTGCGACAGCGGCTGCGAGGCTGCCTGCGTCTGGGAGACCTTCTATGCGGAGATGGGGTATTGGCGGGATGAGGGGGTGTTGAGGTTGGAGGACTGA
- a CDS encoding PAS domain-containing protein: MEMQQPGEVRWRQAIETGDLGVWDLRPDLEIVHHSPQWKQRLGFPEPYGADSTHFWRCRVHPDDLECMLAAMRAHARGTQSSYEATFRLRSNGSGYRLVHSRGRAIERNDEGRVLRMVGTMIDLTERPCTPSGGLVDDPRDSTQGSSSLALPFHRLLSAEWSGHELADAVAAQVALERGLVLGMVEDLLFASVAQLEGPRASRP; encoded by the coding sequence ATGGAAATGCAGCAGCCGGGTGAAGTTCGTTGGCGGCAGGCGATCGAGACGGGGGATCTCGGCGTCTGGGACCTGCGCCCGGACCTCGAGATCGTTCACCATTCACCGCAGTGGAAGCAGCGGCTTGGCTTCCCCGAACCATACGGTGCCGACAGCACGCATTTCTGGCGCTGCCGGGTCCACCCTGACGACCTCGAATGCATGCTGGCGGCCATGCGGGCGCACGCTCGCGGGACTCAATCCAGCTACGAGGCGACATTTCGTCTGCGCAGCAATGGCTCGGGTTATCGCCTTGTGCATTCCCGTGGCCGCGCGATTGAGCGAAATGACGAGGGCCGGGTGCTGCGCATGGTCGGGACGATGATCGACTTGACCGAGCGCCCCTGCACACCGAGCGGCGGATTGGTCGACGATCCTCGTGACTCGACGCAGGGTTCCTCGTCGCTAGCGCTGCCGTTTCATCGCCTGCTGAGCGCCGAATGGTCTGGCCATGAACTGGCCGATGCGGTGGCGGCGCAAGTAGCGCTTGAGCGGGGGCTCGTGCTGGGCATGGTGGAGGACCTGCTGTTCGCATCCGTGGCTCAACTAGAAGGGCCGCGCGCTTCTAGGCCATAA
- a CDS encoding rhodanese-like domain-containing protein, whose product MKHLLPQEAYTYLQAHPEALFVDVRMELEYLYVGHPPGAIHVAWYEYPEMQPDVARFVAQVRREAGGDLNRPLVLLCRSGTRTIAAGEALAAAGFTELVNVVHGFEGDPDENFQRNRLNGWRFDGLPWEQM is encoded by the coding sequence ATGAAGCACCTGCTCCCCCAAGAGGCCTACACCTATCTCCAGGCCCATCCCGAGGCCCTGTTCGTCGATGTGCGCATGGAGCTGGAATACCTCTATGTCGGCCATCCACCCGGCGCCATCCATGTGGCCTGGTACGAATACCCGGAGATGCAGCCCGATGTGGCGCGTTTCGTGGCCCAGGTGCGGCGTGAGGCCGGCGGCGACCTGAACCGCCCGCTGGTGCTGCTGTGCCGCTCCGGCACCCGCACGATCGCGGCCGGCGAGGCCTTGGCCGCGGCCGGCTTCACCGAGCTGGTCAACGTGGTGCACGGCTTCGAGGGCGACCCGGACGAGAACTTCCAGCGCAACCGGCTGAACGGCTGGCGCTTCGATGGTCTGCCCTGGGAGCAGATGTGA
- a CDS encoding homocysteine S-methyltransferase family protein codes for MTAMNDAPKPVAYTRGAQLPDILQQRIAILDGAMGTMIQRYKLGEADYRGTRFAEHGKDLKGNNDLLVLTKPEVITEIHEQYLAAGADIIETNTFGTTSVAQEDYDLGEHAYEMNVAAARLARAACDKYSTPDKPRFAAGALGPTPRTASISPDVNDPGARNIDFDTLRAAYYEQARGLLEGGVDLFLVETIFDTLNAKAAIFALDELMDDTGERLPVIISGTVTDASGRILSGQTVTAFWHSVRHAKPLAIGLNCALGATLMRPYIEELAKAAGEVAVSCYPNAGLPNPMSDTGFDETPDVTGRLVGEFAAAGFLNIAGGCCGTTPAHIAAIAQRVSAYKPRASGQRFFSELVDAAA; via the coding sequence ATGACGGCCATGAACGATGCCCCCAAACCAGTCGCCTACACGCGCGGCGCGCAGCTGCCCGACATTCTGCAACAACGCATCGCCATCCTCGATGGCGCGATGGGCACGATGATCCAGCGCTACAAGCTGGGTGAGGCCGACTACCGCGGCACGCGCTTTGCCGAGCATGGCAAGGACCTGAAGGGCAACAACGACCTGCTGGTGCTGACCAAGCCCGAGGTGATCACCGAGATCCACGAGCAGTACCTGGCCGCCGGGGCCGACATCATCGAGACCAACACCTTCGGCACCACCTCGGTGGCGCAGGAGGATTACGACCTGGGCGAGCATGCCTACGAGATGAACGTCGCCGCCGCGCGGCTGGCGCGCGCCGCCTGCGACAAGTACTCGACGCCGGACAAGCCGCGCTTCGCCGCCGGCGCCTTAGGGCCGACGCCGCGCACCGCCTCGATCAGCCCGGACGTCAACGACCCCGGTGCCCGCAACATCGATTTCGACACCCTGCGCGCGGCCTATTACGAGCAGGCCAGGGGCCTGCTGGAAGGCGGCGTCGACCTGTTCCTGGTCGAGACCATCTTCGACACCCTGAACGCCAAGGCCGCGATCTTCGCGCTGGACGAGCTGATGGACGACACCGGCGAGCGCCTGCCGGTGATCATCTCCGGCACCGTGACCGACGCCTCGGGCCGCATCCTCTCGGGCCAGACCGTGACGGCCTTCTGGCATTCGGTGCGCCATGCCAAGCCGCTGGCGATCGGCCTGAACTGCGCGCTGGGCGCCACCCTGATGCGGCCCTATATCGAGGAGCTGGCCAAGGCGGCGGGCGAGGTGGCGGTCAGCTGCTATCCGAACGCCGGCCTGCCGAACCCGATGAGCGACACCGGCTTCGACGAGACGCCCGATGTGACCGGCCGCCTGGTCGGCGAGTTCGCCGCCGCCGGCTTCCTGAACATCGCCGGCGGCTGCTGCGGCACGACCCCGGCCCATATCGCCGCGATCGCGCAGCGCGTCTCGGCCTACAAGCCGCGCGCCAGCGGCCAGCGCTTCTTCAGCGAACTGGTCGACGCGGCGGCCTGA
- the gstA gene encoding glutathione transferase GstA, which produces MKLYYAPGACSLAVHIALREVGADFALKQVDLASHRLAEDGSDFYAISPRGYVPLLELADGSRHSEGSALLQHVADLDPAQALIGEPGSARRLQVLEWLGFVATELHKSFSPWLWHKETADSTRQAVKDKLAQRFAELEGLLATREHLAGDYSVADAYAYAIINWCKFLGLSLQPYPHLAAYQARIEARPQVQAALRAEGLLS; this is translated from the coding sequence ATGAAGCTCTATTACGCCCCCGGCGCCTGCTCGCTGGCCGTGCATATCGCGCTGCGCGAGGTCGGCGCCGATTTCGCGCTGAAGCAGGTGGACCTGGCCAGCCACCGGCTGGCCGAGGACGGCAGCGATTTCTACGCGATCTCGCCGCGCGGCTATGTGCCGCTGCTGGAGTTGGCCGATGGCAGCCGCCACAGCGAGGGCAGCGCGCTGCTGCAGCATGTGGCCGATCTCGATCCCGCGCAGGCCCTGATCGGCGAGCCCGGCAGCGCGCGGCGCCTGCAGGTGCTGGAATGGCTGGGCTTTGTCGCCACCGAGCTGCACAAGAGCTTCAGCCCCTGGCTGTGGCACAAGGAGACGGCCGACTCCACCCGTCAGGCGGTGAAGGACAAGCTGGCTCAGCGCTTCGCCGAGCTGGAAGGCCTGCTGGCGACGCGCGAGCATCTGGCCGGCGACTACAGCGTGGCCGATGCCTATGCCTACGCCATCATCAACTGGTGCAAGTTTCTGGGCCTCTCGCTGCAGCCCTATCCGCACCTGGCGGCCTACCAGGCCCGCATCGAGGCGCGCCCGCAGGTGCAGGCGGCGCTGCGCGCCGAGGGCCTGCTCTCCTGA